The following are from one region of the Chitinivibrionales bacterium genome:
- a CDS encoding YraN family protein — translation MNGEQDNTRRKGRLGENEAAEFLISNGYRIISRNCQTKRGEIDCIAEDPSGTLVFVEVKAASTDTFGHPAFWVNRAKQRKIATLARLYLAEHDITGRPCRFDVITIYKGKIDHIKNAFTA, via the coding sequence ATGAACGGTGAACAGGATAATACCCGCCGCAAAGGGCGGCTCGGGGAAAACGAGGCCGCCGAATTCCTTATTTCCAACGGCTACCGCATCATCTCCAGAAATTGCCAGACAAAACGCGGCGAAATTGACTGCATCGCCGAAGACCCGTCCGGTACCCTGGTGTTTGTGGAAGTAAAGGCGGCGTCCACCGACACTTTCGGCCATCCCGCGTTCTGGGTAAACCGCGCCAAGCAAAGGAAGATCGCAACACTCGCCCGGCTGTATCTCGCCGAACACGACATCACCGGGCGGCCGTGCAGGTTTGATGTGATAACCATTTACAAAGGCAAAATCGATCACATCAAAAACGCCTTTACCGCGTGA